A single Micromonospora luteifusca DNA region contains:
- a CDS encoding GntR family transcriptional regulator, translating into MRDIPGRTPKYMVIRDDLIRRIRSGEFAPGDALPGQRHLSDEYGVSLMTLRQALDELCGRGVVEQLPGKGTYVRAVPVPYSMGNLRSLADDLRAHGIEVLTRVLGRDIIPVPEDLVTRLGIPSDGEVLKLERIRVVRGAPLIHQLSYLPQPFAGLLKDVDFEEQELYAVLAERADAVAVQAEETISPVLMPEHIGELLGLPAGEPAMRSERITRDASRRILVVDLAILAGNSVVIMNTREVSGDQVSYAMGDGTRLS; encoded by the coding sequence ATGCGCGACATTCCGGGTAGAACTCCGAAGTACATGGTCATCCGCGACGACCTGATCAGGCGAATCAGGAGTGGGGAGTTCGCTCCCGGCGACGCGCTGCCCGGCCAGCGTCACCTGAGCGATGAGTACGGCGTCAGCCTCATGACGCTGCGCCAGGCGCTGGACGAGCTCTGCGGTCGGGGAGTGGTCGAGCAGCTTCCCGGCAAGGGCACCTACGTCCGGGCGGTGCCGGTCCCGTACTCGATGGGCAATCTGCGCAGCCTGGCCGACGACTTGCGCGCGCACGGCATCGAGGTGCTGACCCGGGTGCTCGGACGAGACATCATTCCCGTGCCCGAGGATCTCGTCACGCGGTTGGGGATCCCCTCGGACGGTGAGGTGCTCAAGCTGGAGCGGATCCGGGTCGTCCGGGGCGCACCGCTGATCCACCAGCTGTCCTACCTTCCGCAGCCCTTCGCCGGCCTGCTCAAGGACGTCGATTTCGAGGAGCAGGAGCTGTACGCCGTGCTCGCCGAGCGGGCGGACGCGGTGGCCGTACAGGCCGAGGAGACGATCTCGCCGGTGCTCATGCCCGAGCACATCGGCGAGCTGCTCGGACTGCCCGCCGGTGAGCCGGCCATGCGTAGCGAGCGGATCACCCGGGACGCCAGTCGGCGCATCCTGGTCGTCGACCTTGCCATCCTCGCCGGAAACAGCGTCGTGATCATGAATACCCGCGAGGTCAGCGGCGACCAGGTCAGCTATGCGATGGGCGACGGCACCAGGCTGTCGTGA